The genomic region GAAAAATCAGACGACTGTGAGACCAACATTTGATCACTGATACTCAACCTGGATCTGCTATCTACGGAAGAAGCTCTTCTTTCCCTTTGAATGGATCTGTAGTCCTTTGGATGGTACCGTTTGATGGCGGAATCAAAAGCTTCTTCAAATGAGCGTTCAAGATTTTTTGTTGAAGACACAGTTCTATCTGTTAATAACAGATTTGCCGGGTTGCCACGCCATCTCAGCTGACGACAAGGTAATCTGTCTTCGTTCCTAATT from Camelina sativa cultivar DH55 unplaced genomic scaffold, Cs unpScaffold06056, whole genome shotgun sequence harbors:
- the LOC109131834 gene encoding dual specificity protein phosphatase PHS1-like, with amino-acid sequence YVHGCPMLESMSSFETEEKAERAAAALGRILVLDLVIRNEDRLPCRQLRWRGNPANLLLTDRTVSSTKNLERSFEEAFDSAIKRYHPKDYRSIQRERRASSVDSRSRLSISDQMLVSQSSDFSDITESPKSYDTGLMSPMSDRSVAADFHLVAIDSGVPRRPPAGKRTSD